A stretch of Palaemon carinicauda isolate YSFRI2023 chromosome 36, ASM3689809v2, whole genome shotgun sequence DNA encodes these proteins:
- the LOC137628536 gene encoding uncharacterized protein yields the protein MSIDVFTFRIVLKDKPFNQHGVLSVVASIYDPLGYLSPVTLIAKILLQKMCRRKLSWDEEMSADELVRWKTWFVQLPQLEEFHLRRSFIPPEFGDVDTLQLHHFADASQTGYGVVSYLRVVGVNGKIHCTLVIGRARVAPLKRTTIPRLELTAAAIAAQMDTKLRTELDLNLVRSVFWTDSTSVRKYLRNPTAWYLTFVDNRINLIRDTSDIMAWRYINTTANPADLVSHGLSVGDFLQSSLWFPGSDFLKMDETHWPTMPDDVVRGELDPDAEVKTSPVFDITKKEPTFIESIAIRFSSWLKFVRTVAWMTRFICHTQKARLYSGDSLSSAELRTAENLIWRLTQMQEYEEELSTLSKMGS from the coding sequence ATGAGCATAGACGTGTTTACATTCAGAATCGTCCTTAAAGACAAGCCTTTCAACCAACATGGTGTGCTCTCTGTTGTTGCATCGATCTACGACCCCTTGGGCTACTTATCCCCAGTCACTTTGATCGCGAAGATCCTGTTGCAAAAAATGTGCCGAAGGAAGCTCTCGTGGGATGAGGAGATGTCTGCTGATGAACTTGTTCGATGGAAGACCTGGTTCGTGCAGTTGCCACAACTGGAAGAGTTCCATCTGCGAAGGTCCTTCATACCACCAGAATTCGGAGATGTTGACACCCTTCAGCTGCACCACTTTGCAGATGCAAGTCAGACAGGCTATGGTGTAGTCTCTTACTTGCGTGTAGTTGGTGTCAACGGAAAGATTCATTGCACTCTCGTCATAGGACGGGCGAGAGTTGCCCCTCTGAAAAGGACCACCATCCCTCGTCTTGAGCTGACGGCGGCTGCTATCGCTGCACAGATGGACACAAAGCTGAGGACTGAGCTCGATCTGAATCTGGTCCGGTCAGTCTTCTGGACTGATAGCACGTCAGTGCGGAAATATCTCAGAAATCCGACTGCGTGGTATCTGACCTTCGTGGACAATAGGATCAATCTCATTAGGGATACATCCGACATTATGGCGTGGAGATACATCAATACTACTGCGAACCCAGCAGACCTCGTGTCACATGGCCTCTCCGTCGGTGACTTCCTCCAGTCATCTTTGTGGTTTCCAGGATCAGATTTCCTCAAGATGGACGAAACGCACTGGCCAACCATGCCCGATGACGTGGTCAGAGGAGAGCTTGATCCAGACGCTGAAGTGAAGACTTCTCCCGTCTTCGATATAACGAAGAAAGAACCAACGTTCATTGAATCAATAGCGATAAGATTCTCCTCTTGGTTGAAGTTTGTCAGGACCGTCGCGTGGATGACAAGATTTATCTGCCACACGCAGAAGGCTCGCCTATACAGCGGCGACTCACTCTCAAGTGCGGAGCTGCGTACCGCGGAGAATTTGATCTGGAGATTGACCCAAATGCAAGAGTATGAGGAAGAGTTAAGCACCCTCTCGAAGATGGGAAGCTAG
- the LOC137628537 gene encoding uncharacterized protein, producing MPSDWLKRWPHMADVELQSMPTDHEQVELVIGLDTTLNRVILEERHGTDNEPSAYLTKLGWVAFGPNGDRLEDSLEDKRFLATLNNTIQHQHGKNVAKLPFKESTPLPDNMNMAIRRAQSLKRRLDNDEAYKTSYVAQMEKYTDKGYAKRVPVKVPEEDRDYLRYLWWPEGVTSKKLQVFRIKSHVFGPRSSPSVVNFCLRKTALDFGSKYNEEASNSIRRNFYVDNLLKAMDDEEECIKLTRDLINLYGDGGFRLNQWTSSCKRILAAIPGEERDDSVAVLDLNKESS from the exons ATGCCTTCAGACTGGCTGAAGAGATGGCCACACATGGCAGACGTAGAGCTGCAAAGTATGCCAACGGACCACGAACAGGTCGAGCTTGTGATCGGGTTAGACACGACCCTGAATCGAGTCATTCTGGAGGAACGCCACGGCACTGACAACGAGCCATCCGCCTACCTAACCAAGCTTGGTTGGGTGGCTTTTGGTCCTAATGGAGACCG ATTGGAAGATTCCTTAGAGGATAAGAGATTCTTGGCCACCTTGAATAACACGATACAGCATCAACATGGAAAGAACGTGGCCAAGCTGCCATTCAAGGAATCGACTCCTCTACCTGATAATATGAATATGGCAATTCGACGAGCCCAAAGCTTGAAAAGAAGACTAGACAACGACGAAGCTTACAAGACATCCTATGTAGCTCAGATGGAGAAATATACTGATAAGGGCTACGCCAAAAGGGTTCCT GTGAAGGTACCTGAAGAGGACAGAGACTACCTGAGGTACCTCTGGTGGCCAGAAGGTGTCACAAGCAAAAAACTGCAAGTCTTCAGAATAAAGTCCCATGTTTTTGGCCCAAGATCATCGCCGAGCGTCGTTAACTTCTGCTTACGCAAAACGGCCCTGGACTTCGGAAGCAAGTATAATGAAGAAGCTTCTAACTCTATTCGTCGCAACTTCTATGTTGACAACCTCCTCAAGGCGATGGACGATGAGGAAGAATGCATCAAACTGACCAGAGATCTGATCAACCTGTACGGGGATGGAGGTTTCCGTCTTAACCAATGGACCTCCAGCTGCAAGAGAATTCTAGCTGCGATCCCCGGAGAAGAACGAGACGACTCTGTGGCTGTCCTAGACTTGAATAAAGAGAGCTCCTAA